The genomic segment CACATAAAAATTGCTAACACCTTAGGTACCGGAAGGACTGGAGGAGGCATTTTATCCTTTGTGAAATTTTCTTACAGTAAATATATAGATTTCAAGATTTTAGTGTTTTGACTATCTGACCATATTCAGAACATTTcagttttttgaatatttgattgttAACTTGTAATTTCCGAATCACAGTGAAATGCAGACTTTTAATCTTAAGCCATTATTTCCTGACCAAAGTGTTCAAATTTCACTGTTTCAAAATGTCACAAACGCAAAGGAACTAAAAGAATTAACAACTGAAGGAATTTTACAAGGATGTTTAATTGATGGTTCTTTGATATTAGATTCATTTCATATATTGACAGCAGTCAATAAAGCGTTGTATTATCAGAAATTAGGACGTATGAAAACAAAGTCTCTATATTCGGaaatattgtttaatttatcacccacaaataaaattaatgaaagTTTGAAGACATTTGGTATCAATGAAATGACAAAGAAGATAATTGCAGTAGTTTTGAAGGATGACTTGAATTCCAAAGTAATTCCAGAATCTGTAAATGGTGAAATTGTTGGTTTGGAAAACttggaaaaaattattgatGTAGAgagaataaagaaaatttatcgTCTCGAACAAAATGAAGAAGTAACTGTTGAAGCTGTTGTTACTAGAATGGCTACTAAAGATGTGAAATGATCGATGTTGTTTACCCACAGATTCCAGGATTCAGTTGGTCAATACTTGGTACCATACCAAAATGTAATACTCTGTTGAAATAGCATTCTTTGTGCTGCTTCTCATTGAAGAATGGTATCAATAGAAATATTGGTCAACGAATCTAATGACCATGCTGAGTTTAGATcaatttcacaattattttgtCTCCGCAAGATTTTTCGTGATAATTTGTTACTAGTACTTGAAATACATGTTGGCAGAACGCTCTACTCTGGATCAGATTCCTCAGCAATTCTTTCAGTTTTCTTTTCTATTTAAGATACTGTCGTTGCTAGTGTTAATTCCATATGGCGAACAATTAGTTTTCTAGTGCATGCATATAAATAGTCGAAATTTGTTGTAGttgatttcacaatattttatcgtCATTAAACATTGACAACAACATCTGCTTAATCCTTATTTAATTCAACATCATGTGCGTTAGAATTTAAAGACCTAATTGATTGCTTAAGGGATTGCATAATGTAATCTTCTCAAAATATCTTTGGTAACAAAATTTtcacaacttttttattttatcctgCCAggcaatattattaatttattatttcaattctaAAAATGTCCAGCAGTGACAATGAAGATGTTTTACCAGCGTCAGATACAACTGAAAGGGTGGTGTTGGTTAGTGGACATGCCAACAATATTCTTGATTCCATGAACGAATTACGATCTGAAAATGttctttgtgatgtcacaataaagtGTCAAGATGTTGAACTGCCAGCTCATCGAGTTGTTCTAGCTGCATCATCTTCTTATTTTCGAGCTATGTTTACAACTGGGATGAGAGAAAAGGACCAATCCGTTGTTGAAATTAAAGGGATGTCAAGTAACACAGTtatcattttattgaattttgtatACACTGAATCAGTAAAAGTCACAACAAATAATGTTCAAGACCTTCTTCCTGCAGCTTGTCTTTTACAGTTAAAAGGTGTGGAACAAGCATGTTGCGCATTTTTGAAATCACAACTGGATCCTGTTAATTGTTTGAGTATAAAATCTTTCGCGA from the Styela clava chromosome 5, kaStyClav1.hap1.2, whole genome shotgun sequence genome contains:
- the LOC120344449 gene encoding EKC/KEOPS complex subunit TPRKB-like; amino-acid sequence: MQTFNLKPLFPDQSVQISLFQNVTNAKELKELTTEGILQGCLIDGSLILDSFHILTAVNKALYYQKLGRMKTKSLYSEILFNLSPTNKINESLKTFGINEMTKKIIAVVLKDDLNSKVIPESVNGEIVGLENLEKIIDVERIKKIYRLEQNEEVTVEAVVTRMATKDVK